The Candidatus Thorarchaeota archaeon genome includes a window with the following:
- the smc gene encoding chromosome segregation protein SMC: MVHIERLECKGFKSFGRKKVSIKFNPGFTCIVGPNGSGKSNVVDAILFVLGQLSAKTLRANVFADLLYSPPKPNMPPEAKSATVKLYFNNRDRKLQVESDKVVIERELDESGRSTCRVNGKVVTRSTVVDILGGIGVDPNGYNLVLQGEIAQIVKSSPTQRRELIEEIAGISAYDEQKEKALKKLTESENNLGKVEMQLRERQRQLDKLEEERGDALQYQKTRQLKRETRIDSLAWNIVKSASRIKTIKETLAEKAEEFEQLEKELRDTIQKIENTEKEIGRMDDEIDQIAGEDSARISERFGVVSAAVEHLREELDEASRNLDEAKERKERKEEKLERIREEIHELNEKHDLKQDYLEEVTDEVSSLEIKIERLEEKFEEEQSNYYRITQELQQFNNKMRSLDESIAQIRSTIKSNNRELGYAYEELRDSKESLERVAAEITHLEKEIPENVQNIEQMKTSERSKRNEFKDIEEQLERVNAEVDETTNVMSSTREELIRLQARQDALKEAEESFLKRREAVARVLELRDAGAIEGIHGTVAELGTIDPDYAVAMEVAGGSRLSYVVVENEETATKCIDALKSERVGRASFIPLNKIKTRSPRKLPDDEEIIGFALNLVDFDPKFRPAFEFAFSDTLITENFETTKRMGFSGWRAVSLEGDIVERSGLVTGGHYQQKSRGLTLQVKDESPQIIEKLKGLKKILSGLRAKQESLRNRKEQLDKEINQLGNERYRQEIKLDRLKGNLSENKERESRLTERIRELNVTIEELESQTEELQEKDEQLTSERNQVRRKRDDCNERLAKSDAAQINQDLKDLKKVLEHEKQKREKTEKEITKIRLTIDERLSPRANELASDIESIERTLPELKKNIRELEEKLTKKKSECQDLQAKREEIEDAVKDKRVYQLELKEEVRNLRLRHEEIREEQTSNEKSVYRLQTEQSKLEEEIVAFSAELDEIADKDEELEKRRQAEELTYSEIEDLEEEVKEFQRELEEMGPVNLKALTDYDIEKEKYNEIVEKKVRLEEEHKEILSFMEELEQEKTRKFLEVYNEIADNFSEVFAKLSPGGEAHLMLENPEHPLMGGITVKSKPRGKDLVSLEAMSGGEKTITGLALIFSIQMYNPASFYIFDEIDAALDDVNAHSVATLISEMSKTSQFIVISLRDTTVRKADKLVGVSNQDGISSIVSVDLEEVASTA; the protein is encoded by the coding sequence TTGGTACACATTGAACGGCTTGAATGTAAAGGCTTCAAATCCTTTGGCCGGAAAAAAGTATCAATAAAGTTCAATCCAGGATTCACATGTATTGTCGGTCCAAATGGGTCAGGCAAGTCCAATGTAGTTGACGCTATTCTTTTTGTACTTGGACAACTCAGCGCTAAAACACTTAGAGCAAATGTTTTTGCTGATCTTCTCTATTCACCTCCAAAGCCGAATATGCCTCCTGAGGCAAAATCAGCAACTGTTAAGCTGTATTTCAACAACAGAGATCGCAAGCTCCAAGTCGAGTCTGATAAGGTAGTAATCGAGAGAGAACTAGATGAATCAGGAAGGTCAACATGCCGAGTAAATGGAAAGGTTGTTACTCGTTCAACAGTAGTAGACATCTTGGGTGGTATTGGCGTTGACCCCAATGGATACAATCTGGTACTTCAGGGCGAAATAGCTCAGATTGTGAAATCCAGTCCAACACAGAGACGAGAACTCATAGAAGAGATAGCAGGCATCTCTGCGTACGATGAGCAAAAGGAGAAAGCCCTCAAGAAGCTTACAGAAAGCGAGAACAACCTAGGAAAAGTCGAGATGCAGCTTCGAGAGCGCCAACGGCAGCTTGACAAGCTGGAGGAGGAAAGGGGGGATGCACTACAGTACCAGAAGACACGCCAACTCAAACGAGAGACTAGAATTGACAGTCTCGCTTGGAATATTGTGAAGTCAGCAAGTCGAATTAAGACGATTAAAGAGACTCTTGCAGAGAAGGCCGAGGAGTTCGAACAGCTCGAAAAGGAGCTTCGCGATACTATTCAGAAAATAGAAAATACCGAAAAAGAAATTGGAAGAATGGACGATGAAATTGATCAGATAGCGGGTGAAGATTCTGCGCGTATATCAGAAAGGTTTGGTGTTGTTTCAGCTGCTGTTGAGCATCTAAGGGAGGAACTAGATGAAGCCAGTCGTAATCTCGATGAAGCAAAAGAAAGGAAAGAAAGGAAAGAAGAGAAACTTGAAAGAATTAGAGAAGAGATTCACGAACTGAATGAGAAACATGATTTAAAACAGGATTACCTTGAGGAAGTTACTGACGAAGTTTCTTCATTAGAAATCAAGATTGAGCGGTTAGAAGAAAAATTCGAAGAAGAACAGTCCAATTACTATAGAATCACACAGGAACTACAGCAATTCAACAACAAGATGCGGTCCCTTGACGAGAGTATAGCACAGATTAGATCCACAATCAAGTCAAATAACAGAGAATTGGGATATGCCTATGAGGAACTCAGAGATAGCAAAGAGAGTCTAGAGCGTGTTGCAGCTGAGATAACCCATCTCGAAAAGGAGATACCGGAGAATGTCCAGAACATAGAGCAAATGAAAACATCAGAAAGATCCAAACGAAATGAGTTCAAGGATATCGAAGAGCAACTCGAAAGGGTCAATGCAGAAGTGGATGAAACAACCAATGTGATGTCATCTACGAGAGAAGAATTAATCAGATTACAGGCCAGACAGGATGCGCTGAAAGAAGCTGAAGAGTCGTTCCTGAAACGTAGAGAAGCAGTCGCTAGAGTATTGGAACTTCGAGATGCGGGTGCTATAGAAGGAATTCATGGCACGGTAGCAGAATTAGGTACGATAGATCCAGATTATGCAGTTGCAATGGAAGTAGCCGGTGGTAGCCGGCTTTCATATGTGGTTGTGGAAAACGAGGAAACTGCCACAAAATGCATAGACGCTTTGAAGAGTGAACGGGTTGGCAGAGCCTCATTCATTCCCCTAAATAAGATAAAAACAAGGTCTCCTAGAAAGCTTCCCGATGATGAAGAAATCATTGGATTTGCACTGAATCTTGTTGATTTCGATCCGAAGTTCCGTCCAGCCTTTGAATTCGCCTTTTCGGATACTCTGATAACTGAAAATTTTGAAACAACAAAGCGAATGGGGTTTAGTGGGTGGAGAGCAGTTTCACTGGAAGGAGATATTGTCGAAAGGTCAGGTTTGGTTACGGGAGGGCACTATCAGCAAAAATCGAGGGGGCTCACCTTACAGGTGAAAGATGAAAGTCCGCAAATTATTGAGAAGCTAAAAGGCCTCAAGAAAATACTAAGCGGTTTGCGAGCTAAGCAAGAATCTCTTCGTAATCGAAAAGAACAGTTGGACAAAGAGATAAACCAGCTCGGAAATGAGAGATACAGGCAAGAGATTAAGCTTGATAGGCTAAAGGGAAACTTGTCCGAAAACAAAGAGAGGGAGTCTCGCCTAACCGAGCGAATTCGAGAGTTGAATGTAACAATCGAAGAGCTGGAATCTCAGACTGAAGAGCTCCAAGAGAAGGATGAGCAACTGACCAGCGAACGAAATCAAGTAAGAAGAAAGCGTGACGATTGTAACGAGAGACTAGCGAAATCGGATGCGGCACAGATAAACCAAGATTTGAAAGATTTGAAGAAGGTCCTAGAGCACGAGAAACAAAAAAGGGAGAAAACTGAGAAAGAGATAACAAAAATCAGGCTTACTATTGATGAAAGATTGTCACCCAGGGCAAATGAATTGGCAAGCGATATTGAATCTATAGAGAGAACACTACCTGAACTGAAAAAGAACATAAGAGAGTTGGAAGAAAAACTAACGAAAAAGAAGAGCGAGTGTCAGGACCTGCAGGCCAAAAGGGAAGAGATTGAAGATGCGGTCAAGGACAAGAGAGTCTATCAGCTAGAGTTAAAGGAAGAAGTCAGGAATCTCCGCCTTCGTCATGAGGAAATACGAGAAGAGCAAACATCAAATGAGAAATCAGTATATCGGCTTCAAACCGAACAGAGTAAGCTGGAAGAAGAAATCGTCGCATTTTCAGCTGAATTAGATGAAATCGCAGATAAAGATGAGGAACTGGAGAAACGAAGACAAGCTGAGGAGTTAACATATAGCGAGATAGAAGATTTGGAGGAAGAAGTTAAAGAATTTCAACGCGAATTGGAAGAGATGGGGCCCGTGAATCTCAAGGCCTTAACAGACTATGATATTGAGAAAGAGAAGTATAACGAGATTGTTGAGAAGAAGGTAAGGCTAGAGGAGGAACACAAAGAAATTCTGAGTTTCATGGAAGAGCTAGAACAAGAGAAGACCCGGAAATTCTTAGAAGTCTATAACGAAATAGCGGATAATTTCTCTGAAGTTTTTGCAAAACTATCACCAGGGGGAGAAGCACATCTAATGCTCGAAAATCCCGAACATCCACTCATGGGAGGGATTACAGTCAAATCTAAGCCTAGAGGAAAAGACTTGGTGTCACTGGAAGCTATGAGTGGCGGGGAAAAAACAATAACGGGTTTGGCACTGATATTCTCCATCCAAATGTACAACCCGGCAAGCTTCTACATTTTTGATGAAATTGATGCGGCTCTCGACGATGTGAATGCCCATAGCGTCGCAACACTCATATCTGAAATGTCCAAGACTTCTCAATTCATAGTGATATCACTTAGAGACACAACGGTTCGTAAGGCGGATAAACTTGTAGGCGTTTCAAATCAAGACGGCATATCAAGCATTGTGTCGGTGGACTTGGAAGAGGTGGCATCAACAGCATGA
- a CDS encoding SMC-Scp complex subunit ScpB gives MDEDLKTLEAALYAAGRPLTIEEMSELVDKAESSTRELAEELGYHYHKRDGALEVVELPRNRFVLQLKPELTPRVGKLIPGGLLSFATLQTLVYIALKQPILQSDVVSHRGTHCYEHIHELEELKFLESTPHGRTKLLETTRLFADYFGLHPEKVKMKAQLRHKMKKILEEQKAREESSNG, from the coding sequence ATGGATGAGGATTTGAAGACACTTGAAGCAGCATTGTACGCAGCTGGCAGGCCCCTCACCATAGAAGAGATGTCAGAATTAGTCGATAAAGCGGAATCATCCACACGGGAATTGGCAGAAGAATTAGGTTATCACTATCACAAGCGGGACGGGGCCCTAGAGGTTGTGGAACTTCCTAGGAATCGATTCGTTCTACAATTGAAACCTGAGCTTACTCCAAGAGTCGGTAAACTCATACCTGGTGGACTGCTTTCGTTTGCAACGCTTCAGACCCTGGTGTATATAGCCCTAAAACAGCCAATTCTTCAATCGGATGTTGTATCTCACAGAGGTACCCACTGTTACGAGCACATACATGAACTGGAAGAACTGAAGTTTCTAGAGTCGACTCCACATGGTCGAACAAAACTACTGGAAACCACGCGTCTCTTTGCAGACTATTTCGGATTGCATCCAGAAAAGGTCAAAATGAAAGCACAACTCCGGCACAAGATGAAGAAGATACTTGAAGAACAGAAGGCCAGAGAAGAGAGTTCAAACGGATGA
- the hypE gene encoding hydrogenase expression/formation protein HypE, with product MDMERIENSHGAGGKVMQRLLEEVIIPSFGNRRLGPIGLDEMDDGATLLSDQGNLIVCSDAHTVQPLNFPGGSIGTLTACGTVNDLAVMGAKPLAMTNTIIVEEGFEIQRLVQILKDLNHIIEPLGIAMIAGDTKVMPRGTIDQLVFSTTGIGVSYLEEPITDRGALPGDDVVVTGPIGDHGTTLLAHREGLEFNTDLISDVAPLWEPLRDCLDIGGIHSMKDPTRGGTSVALNEIASKSNVQIVIKDGEVPVRSAVRSLCEILGLDFFNMSCEGTAVIAVDSDKTDDLLDALYRHTATKGAKAIGKVEAGPARVILETGIGGRKVIQVPYGEPVPRVC from the coding sequence ATGGACATGGAAAGAATAGAAAATTCACACGGAGCAGGTGGAAAGGTTATGCAACGGCTCCTAGAAGAGGTAATAATCCCTTCATTTGGCAATCGGAGATTAGGTCCTATTGGCCTAGATGAAATGGATGATGGTGCAACACTCCTGTCCGATCAAGGGAACCTAATTGTGTGTAGTGATGCCCATACAGTACAACCTCTGAATTTCCCGGGTGGAAGCATAGGCACGTTAACCGCCTGTGGTACTGTTAATGACTTAGCTGTTATGGGTGCAAAACCCCTTGCTATGACTAATACGATTATTGTAGAAGAGGGATTCGAAATACAACGATTAGTCCAGATTCTCAAGGATTTGAACCACATTATTGAGCCACTTGGTATTGCCATGATTGCAGGTGATACAAAGGTCATGCCTCGTGGTACCATTGATCAGCTGGTTTTTTCCACAACGGGTATAGGTGTAAGCTACCTTGAAGAACCAATTACCGACAGGGGGGCTCTCCCTGGAGATGATGTTGTTGTTACAGGTCCTATTGGTGACCATGGCACCACCCTCTTAGCTCATCGTGAAGGTCTCGAGTTCAATACAGACTTGATAAGTGATGTCGCTCCGCTTTGGGAACCTTTGCGCGATTGTTTGGATATTGGGGGCATACATTCAATGAAAGATCCTACCAGAGGTGGCACCTCTGTTGCTCTCAACGAAATCGCTTCAAAATCCAATGTACAGATTGTGATTAAGGATGGAGAAGTACCTGTTCGTTCCGCAGTCAGGTCGCTCTGTGAGATATTAGGCCTAGATTTCTTCAATATGAGCTGTGAAGGAACCGCAGTTATAGCCGTTGATTCAGACAAAACAGACGATCTACTCGATGCACTATACCGTCACACAGCAACTAAGGGAGCCAAAGCTATCGGCAAAGTAGAGGCGGGCCCTGCTAGAGTCATTCTTGAAACAGGAATCGGTGGACGAAAAGTGATTCAGGTTCCTTATGGTGAGCCCGTTCCACGGGTCTGTTAG
- a CDS encoding 30S ribosomal protein S8e, producing the protein MGVWHRRSRRTKTGARKSRFKSKRKYELGRTPTETVMGEPKRRRIDSKGSTKKTPALRLNMVNVTDSEKGETSRAELEDVIKNPANMDYQRRKVITKGTIIKTSKGKARVTSRPGQEGVLNAVLI; encoded by the coding sequence ATGGGTGTCTGGCATCGCAGATCTCGGAGAACTAAGACTGGCGCAAGGAAAAGCCGATTCAAGAGTAAAAGAAAGTACGAACTCGGACGGACACCGACTGAGACTGTAATGGGCGAACCTAAGCGCCGACGAATTGATAGTAAAGGCAGTACCAAAAAGACACCAGCACTTCGCCTCAACATGGTCAACGTAACAGATTCAGAGAAGGGTGAAACATCTCGTGCAGAACTGGAAGATGTCATCAAAAACCCTGCAAATATGGATTACCAGCGTAGAAAAGTCATTACAAAAGGTACAATCATCAAGACTTCAAAGGGTAAGGCAAGAGTAACAAGCCGACCAGGTCAAGAGGGAGTATTGAACGCAGTTCTTATCTAA
- the hypA gene encoding hydrogenase maturation nickel metallochaperone HypA: MHEFSAACSIRDTALEAAKGHDVNRILAVNVEVGEFTFLVPQQLKFNFEIASEGTILEGAELNIEKVNGSIRCAKCGFEGEAQSPDDVPPEIAAFAPMKCPQCNSSNTTITGGRGFVITNIEAELDSDES, from the coding sequence ATGCACGAATTCTCAGCCGCGTGTTCCATTCGTGATACTGCCTTGGAAGCAGCAAAAGGCCATGATGTGAACAGAATTCTAGCCGTTAACGTAGAAGTTGGGGAATTCACCTTTCTGGTGCCTCAACAACTGAAATTCAATTTTGAAATTGCCAGTGAAGGTACTATTCTTGAGGGTGCTGAACTCAATATCGAGAAGGTTAATGGAAGCATCCGTTGTGCAAAATGTGGTTTTGAAGGAGAAGCACAAAGTCCAGATGATGTTCCCCCTGAAATTGCTGCTTTTGCTCCTATGAAGTGTCCACAATGCAATAGCAGCAATACCACCATTACAGGCGGCCGCGGATTCGTAATCACCAATATAGAAGCAGAGCTCGATTCGGACGAATCCTAA
- a CDS encoding HEAT repeat domain-containing protein: MNKTRNRKAKTRDNPPDLTDISGIGPTLSKRLKKAGYGSLEQISRSTPAEVAEDVKGISRDRAQEIAVSASKLLEKMSGRRGGGTTEGETDSEIEDLVKELRSEDQQVALGAIDRLGKIEDKRATKHLMSCLEDPRYMVRMFAAVQLGERRGERVVEALIKALHDDSLFVRQTVAGALENIGSKKGLDAIADAEDEGILLNELPEGKRLN; the protein is encoded by the coding sequence TTGAATAAAACACGTAACAGGAAGGCAAAGACAAGAGACAATCCTCCAGATCTGACCGATATATCGGGCATCGGTCCAACACTCAGTAAACGGCTAAAAAAGGCAGGATACGGTTCACTGGAACAAATCAGTAGAAGTACCCCTGCTGAAGTAGCAGAAGACGTGAAAGGAATTAGTAGAGATAGAGCCCAAGAGATAGCGGTCAGTGCAAGTAAACTGCTTGAAAAGATGAGCGGTAGGAGGGGGGGAGGAACCACCGAGGGGGAGACCGATTCTGAAATCGAGGATCTTGTAAAAGAATTACGAAGTGAAGATCAACAAGTCGCATTAGGAGCGATTGACAGGTTAGGAAAAATCGAAGATAAGAGGGCCACGAAGCACTTGATGAGTTGCCTAGAGGATCCAAGATACATGGTAAGAATGTTCGCTGCAGTACAACTGGGAGAACGGAGAGGTGAGAGGGTAGTTGAAGCTCTGATAAAGGCTCTACACGATGATTCACTTTTTGTGCGTCAGACTGTGGCCGGCGCCCTAGAGAACATAGGCTCTAAGAAGGGGTTAGATGCAATAGCAGATGCAGAAGATGAGGGGATTCTACTCAACGAGCTTCCCGAAGGCAAAAGACTAAACTGA
- a CDS encoding succinate dehydrogenase/fumarate reductase iron-sulfur subunit gives MAKETVKTKVQRYNPDIDDAPYFEEYDVEFEPGMTVLDVLLYIQDKYDSSLAFRWECRGGQCGSCAVTVNTIARIACRTKVDPDEELVIEPMDKMPVIKDLVVDLEQTIGRLRRTRPYVSRDKKPERPEIIHSSEIEKLREIRKCIECSACIANCPVIKETWDYAGPMIIRQLARLELDPRDVEDRVSMALDESVYYCTTCKLCEDICPKDIKIPSLAVELLRAKAVDAGYPLPEGAQTFVDRMQETGRSVSRKETPLLEEIETEEFFVENPQGRVAFFTGCLIDYRMQNTGKALIEVLNQNNIDVVVPKEQWCCASPAFRTGAIETAKEAARKTTQIFEDAMEKWDFDTVIVACAGCGKTMREDHYPLIEDERGEPPQFKVMDLTEYLIEVLGKENMVPPKGELDLKVTYHEPCHLGRGQGVVNEPLEILRMVPGIEYIDDPYKNRCCGAGGGVRAGQRDLSMKIADTKREYILDTGAEIVTTECPFCTIQLKDLLQGTGIDALYLPDLLLESYRTGNQDK, from the coding sequence ATGGCCAAGGAAACAGTCAAGACGAAGGTTCAGCGATACAACCCCGACATTGATGATGCCCCATACTTCGAAGAGTATGATGTAGAATTCGAACCGGGTATGACCGTACTGGATGTGCTTCTATACATCCAAGATAAATACGACTCGAGTCTGGCATTCCGATGGGAATGCAGAGGCGGACAATGTGGTTCTTGTGCAGTTACAGTAAACACAATTGCTCGTATTGCGTGCAGAACAAAGGTAGATCCCGACGAGGAACTGGTTATCGAGCCGATGGATAAGATGCCTGTCATAAAGGACTTGGTAGTTGATTTGGAGCAGACTATTGGAAGACTGCGCCGAACACGTCCATACGTGTCACGAGACAAGAAGCCAGAGCGCCCCGAGATAATTCACTCTAGCGAGATTGAAAAACTGCGCGAGATTCGGAAATGTATCGAGTGCAGTGCTTGTATTGCAAACTGTCCGGTCATTAAGGAGACTTGGGATTATGCAGGACCAATGATTATCCGACAGCTTGCCCGACTTGAGCTCGACCCACGAGATGTTGAAGACAGAGTATCGATGGCTCTGGATGAATCTGTCTATTACTGTACAACCTGCAAGCTTTGTGAGGATATTTGTCCCAAGGACATCAAGATACCAAGTCTGGCGGTAGAACTTCTACGAGCTAAAGCAGTAGACGCTGGCTATCCGCTCCCAGAGGGAGCACAGACTTTCGTGGACCGTATGCAAGAAACCGGTCGTTCAGTATCTCGAAAGGAAACTCCACTTCTTGAAGAAATAGAGACCGAGGAATTTTTCGTAGAGAACCCTCAGGGGCGTGTAGCGTTCTTCACAGGCTGTCTTATCGACTATAGAATGCAGAACACAGGTAAGGCGCTCATTGAGGTTCTTAACCAGAACAATATCGATGTGGTGGTTCCTAAGGAGCAATGGTGCTGCGCAAGCCCTGCCTTCAGAACTGGAGCCATAGAGACTGCTAAAGAAGCAGCGAGAAAGACTACACAGATTTTTGAAGATGCGATGGAAAAATGGGATTTCGACACAGTCATTGTTGCCTGTGCTGGCTGCGGAAAAACGATGAGGGAAGACCATTATCCGCTCATTGAGGACGAACGTGGAGAACCCCCACAGTTCAAGGTCATGGACCTTACCGAATATCTCATTGAGGTGCTAGGGAAAGAAAATATGGTCCCACCAAAAGGCGAATTGGATTTGAAAGTCACCTACCATGAACCCTGTCACTTGGGCAGAGGTCAAGGAGTTGTCAATGAACCACTAGAAATCCTCAGGATGGTTCCAGGAATTGAGTATATTGACGATCCATACAAAAATCGGTGTTGTGGTGCTGGTGGTGGTGTGCGAGCTGGACAACGGGATCTCTCTATGAAAATCGCTGATACCAAACGGGAGTATATACTGGACACAGGAGCAGAGATTGTAACTACCGAATGCCCCTTCTGCACAATTCAACTAAAGGATCTTCTGCAGGGCACAGGAATCGATGCCCTATATTTGCCAGATTTGCTGCTCGAATCCTATAGAACGGGAAACCAGGACAAATAA
- a CDS encoding FAD-binding protein yields MLERKRLAIGGFYLEDSPSYKTILCDVLVVGAGGAGCRAAIEAEQQNADVIMLSKEMLGKAHTSMAEGGMNVAIGNVDPDDDPSVHFKDTVVGGNYINNQELVDILVEEAPDRIYDLEEMGAVFDRTPQGKIAQRPFGKQTYRRTAYASDRTGSEIMVTLTEAIRKSSVRVFDEMFATKILVADGRAAGVTAIDLKYGDYIVFRAKSIVMATGGAGRVFEVTSNAALDVGDGYAMAYEAGCEMIDMEMAQFHPTGMIKPESAKGRLVTEAVRGEGGILLNSKGERFMDKYYPKVMELAGRDQVARSIMTEVREGRGSPDGGVYLSIAHLPKRIIEYRLESMIEQFGDAGVDIREEPMQVSPTAHHLMGGIKVDTNASSTLPGLYAAGECMGGLHGGNRLGGNALADTQVFGALAGENAATFAKEYGLPGMDIEDIKTEFRRVETMLRRKEGISPADARDELTSLMWDKVQIFRNDEGLAEAVEELKRIEEEVVPNIKVDVPIKRFNPGWHQAIEFGHMVITSRLIAEAAFMRKGSRGAHYRSDADRNDKGYYNIVIRKGEDGEPELRKEDLVITRITPP; encoded by the coding sequence ATGTTAGAACGAAAACGATTGGCCATCGGAGGCTTTTATTTGGAAGATTCCCCCAGTTATAAGACAATTCTCTGTGATGTTTTGGTCGTTGGTGCTGGCGGTGCTGGCTGTCGTGCTGCAATTGAAGCAGAACAACAGAACGCCGACGTGATTATGCTTAGCAAGGAGATGCTCGGGAAGGCTCATACTTCAATGGCTGAGGGCGGCATGAACGTCGCCATTGGCAATGTTGATCCAGATGATGATCCTTCAGTACACTTCAAAGATACCGTTGTTGGAGGAAACTACATCAACAACCAGGAGCTAGTAGATATTCTTGTTGAGGAAGCACCCGATAGAATCTACGACTTAGAAGAAATGGGTGCTGTATTTGATAGAACTCCACAGGGGAAAATCGCACAGCGGCCGTTCGGAAAACAGACCTATCGGAGAACTGCCTATGCTTCAGATCGCACAGGCTCAGAAATAATGGTCACGCTTACCGAAGCTATCAGAAAAAGCTCTGTTCGCGTTTTCGACGAAATGTTTGCTACTAAAATCCTGGTCGCGGATGGCAGAGCTGCGGGAGTGACCGCTATAGATCTCAAGTATGGCGACTACATTGTCTTCCGAGCAAAATCAATCGTTATGGCCACCGGTGGTGCAGGACGAGTCTTTGAAGTCACAAGCAATGCAGCCCTCGATGTCGGTGATGGTTATGCTATGGCCTACGAAGCAGGCTGTGAAATGATTGATATGGAAATGGCTCAATTTCACCCGACTGGCATGATTAAGCCGGAATCCGCTAAGGGGAGACTCGTTACTGAGGCTGTTCGGGGCGAAGGAGGTATCCTTCTGAACAGTAAAGGCGAACGATTCATGGACAAGTACTACCCGAAGGTCATGGAGCTGGCGGGCCGAGATCAAGTTGCGAGGTCTATCATGACAGAAGTCAGAGAAGGCCGAGGGTCTCCTGATGGCGGAGTTTACCTCAGTATCGCCCATCTACCAAAGCGTATCATCGAATATCGTCTTGAGAGTATGATTGAGCAGTTTGGTGATGCAGGAGTAGACATCCGTGAAGAACCTATGCAAGTTTCACCGACAGCTCATCACTTGATGGGTGGCATTAAGGTTGACACAAATGCATCATCCACGTTGCCTGGGCTATATGCTGCAGGTGAATGCATGGGAGGCCTTCACGGTGGAAATCGTTTGGGCGGTAACGCTCTAGCTGACACTCAGGTTTTCGGTGCCCTTGCAGGTGAAAATGCAGCCACATTCGCCAAGGAATACGGTCTCCCCGGAATGGATATTGAAGACATCAAAACGGAATTCAGGCGGGTTGAGACGATGTTGCGACGGAAGGAAGGAATTTCGCCAGCTGATGCTCGAGATGAACTCACCAGTCTGATGTGGGATAAGGTGCAAATTTTCAGGAATGATGAAGGCCTTGCTGAAGCTGTTGAGGAACTTAAGCGCATCGAAGAAGAGGTTGTTCCCAATATCAAAGTAGATGTACCAATCAAGCGATTCAATCCGGGATGGCATCAGGCTATTGAATTTGGCCACATGGTGATTACTTCCCGTTTGATCGCTGAGGCGGCTTTCATGCGGAAGGGAAGCAGAGGCGCTCACTATCGCAGCGATGCCGACCGCAATGATAAGGGCTATTACAATATTGTCATTCGAAAAGGCGAAGACGGGGAACCCGAGCTCCGGAAGGAAGATCTCGTGATAACTCGCATCACCCCACCATGA